A window of Aptenodytes patagonicus chromosome 1, bAptPat1.pri.cur, whole genome shotgun sequence genomic DNA:
ATCTGATCCTCTCCAGGTCCCACGTCCTGCTGCTCCATCTCAtataggtataaaaaaaaaaaaaaaatctatcgcACTTTACTTGCTAGCGCACAAATGCTGACCTCTGGCAATTCCAGACTTGAGGCACACCGTCTCCCACTGATAAGAAAAgttcttatttaaacaaaaatcttcaaattCATCTTGTAAGAGGCCAAAACCCAACCAGAAGCACCTAACTCACCCTGTGTCCCTGCACCGAGTGCACCGAATGGGACACCACACTCCACCACGGTGGGTATGTCCTTGCTGTGGTGACGAGGACAGCAGGGATGAGGGAGCTGCCACTGCAGAGCCATTACCTGACGTCTTCTCTGAGCTTCTTGCTCTCCTTGTAGTGAAGGAGCCACTTCCACCTCccgcttctgttcagcttctccaGCACCTTCACCACCTCTTTCAGTTGGCCTGGGGAGACAGCAAGAGCCAGAGGATAACCGAGGGTGGAGAGGGTGCCTGGGGGTCTCTGGCCCAACCCCTGCTCAAAGTTGGGCCACctgaggttgctcagggctttgtctaGGTGAGGTTTGAATATCTCCACGGATGGAGATTCGCAATCTGGGTCGTCAAACTGGGATCCTGTCCTGGTGTTTGAACACACTTGCTGTGAACGTTTTCCCCCTACTATCTAAAAGGATAAGAGCAACTTGTCCCTGTCACCTCTTGTCCCACCACTGTGCATCTCCAGGAGGAGCATGGCTCCATTTTCTCTGCCCCTTCCTATTAGGGAGCTGAAGGcagcaacaaggtctcccctttgccctcccttctccaggctgaatgtCCTTGTACaacccctgctccagcccctgaccatctCGGTGGCCCTCACTGTACTTCGATGTTTTTGGGAGCCCTGACCCGGACGCACTATCCAGATGGGGTCTACAAATGTCAAATAGAAGGAAAGAATTGTCCCCGCTAAAGCGGGAGCAGAGGACACTCATGGCAAGTTTTTGGAAGGTGTCGGCAAACCAGCGGACAAGGCTGGGAGCCAACACTGTGTGTTTGCATCCAAGCGAGAGGCCACAGCAAGACTCACCCAGCGTTACCATTTCCAACACCTCGTTGTCCGACACTATGAAGCCACCGGTTTGAAACAGCTCCTGGTACGTGCGACCTGTTATATCTTCGGGGCTATCCACTCCGGCAAACACCACGTTCGGACAGTGCTTTAGCTTCAGCAAGCACGGGACCTGCTCAAGGCAGACATGCTTTTGCACACACAGCTGTGTTTCAATAGCATCTGCACCTCCCTGCAGCTCACAGCCGCTCCTGGGAGACCTGAGGAGCCCACCCCGTCCCCTGTCTGCATCACCCCGATGCTCGTGTCTCCATAGCCCGACCCCAAAGCCGTGGACAGCAATACAGGGAGTTACAGGTGGGTCAGTCTGCTGCAATATTCACTGGAGCCCATGAGCCAAAGCCTGGCTGAACTGCTCTGTTACACAAGATAAGCCCAGCCTGACTCCTTTGAGCTGGGCTACTCCAAGTGATGTTATTCAGCGACCAAAaatggagacagaagaaaagcagaactgaCAGGCTTCGTGTTTTTGAGATATTTGTTTTTAACAGCTCTTCACGAAGCACTGTTCTTTCAGTGGAGAGAACAGTGTATCTGCAGAGGCTGACAATTAAATCTACAGCTATATATAGCGTAAAATTTAAAAACCTTTAACATGGATCCTGATATTCAAAAATGGTGCTGGtagaaaaaaaggacagactCAGGCCTTACCTTGTGGATGTGCAAGGAAATGTCCTCGTTCCTGATGACGACAAGCAGCCTGTCAGCGTTCGGGTGTTTTGCTTCACAGAAGCTCAGAGGCTCGATCTCCACGTGGCCATCTTTCCTCAGCAAGGACTGAAACAGAAATCGTGTAAGAAGGTTTGTACAGAGAATATCTTCACAACAGCGGTGCCACGCTCCTGGCACACGTGTCTGGGGACAAGGATTGAGGAACGAGGCAGCGATCCCAACCAGGTACCCTGGTGTCAAGGGTACCCTACGGTGGTTGTCTGTCAAAGGCACTGCACACTCCAGGCCGGGGCTCCAGCCAGAGGGGGAAGAAGCAGCCGTCTATCTTTGTCGGCAAAAACCTTTTAGAAAACCACCTCGAGCATCTCACCGTACCATGCATCGGGTCTCCTTGCTATTTTGGAGCAGAAAATCTTCCCGTGCAATCACCCTCCCTGAGTTTCCAACCCTTTAATGAGAGCTCAAGCAAAAGCCACCCTGGGGGGGTTGAGTTTGGGCTGCTCCTGCATGAACTCTGACCTGTTTTAGCCCGGGGGATGTtcaagtgacaggacaagaaggaatggcctcaaattgcaccaggggaggtttagattggatattgggaaaaatttcttcaccaaaagggttgtcaagcattggaacaggctgcccaggggagtggtggagtcaccatccctggaggtatttaaaagacgtgtagacgtggtgcttagggacatggtttaggcgtggacttggcagtgttaggtttctggttggactcgatgatctgaagggtcttttccaacctaaatgattctatgattctaatttctGGTTGTGGGAGCTGAGATGAAACAGCAGAGGTGGCTCCTGGCTCAAGGGAACCAAATGCCATCTGTGTCGGGTTGAGCAAGCTTGCCCTgcgcctgctcctgctgcccttgGCTCTCACCCCAGGGCCACCCGTCCCCGTCCAGGCCGGCAGGACCAGCCGTTACCTTCACTCTTGCAAAGAAAGGGTCCTTGCCCATCTCCACCAGGTAGAACATGCTGGTGCGGCCGCAGGCTTCCTTGGCCACACTGTGCAGGCGGAAACGCAGCGTGCTGCACAGGTCCGCGATCATTTCCTCGAAGGCGGCCATCCTCCCAGGGAGGGACGCACACGTCCACTTGCTCGTGGCCTCCCCGTGTGCCGGGACCGGCCCTCCACCCTCTCTCCCCGTGTCAGTCCTGCTCAGCATCACCCTGTTGAACTCAGCGTACTCGTCGAGGATGACAGCGATGTCCCCCCGCGAGTCCTTTAGCTTATTATCACATTTGAGCTTGCTGAAGTGGAAGGGAACTGCGTGGCCCTGGCTCTGGGATCTGGCCCTGCTCCTCTCGTTGCAGAGGGTGTCCTGCCACGGGCTACACGGGTCCCCATGCCAGCTGCTTCGCCGGTGCCAGCCGAGCCCGCTTGGCCACGTGTTGGAGGGCAGGATCGTCACCCGCAAAGGGCTCCTGCTCCGTGGGGAGAGCTGGGTGGGAGCTTCTTGCACAGGCAATGTCTCAAACATCACCTGGGGAGAAAAGTCTTTTGGAAAGATGCTTTTGGAGGTAGAAAAGGGTGGTTTCCCACTCCTTAGGATTTGTTTTAGCTTATAATGGAAACGGAGACACTCCATGTCCAAAGTGTGCTGGGTGATTTCCTCAAAACCCCTCCAAGTGCCCATCAGTGACCTTAACAAATGAGACTGCCCCGCACAGTGGCTGTGCCTCTTCGAAGGCTGCAAATTTCCCATCCTCTCCTGGCACTTTTTGGTGACCATGAAGTTCCGGTAGTCCTTGgcgatcccctggctgtccctaATATTGACATACGGTGGAACGTGCCCGCTGCTGGTTTCCCTTGGGCTGATCGGCCAGCCGCGCTCAGCCCATGAGCAGACCCCCTCCATGCCCAGCGAGCCCCAGTCCTCGCTGCGCCCCTCTGTGTGCACCGAGCTCACGGAGGAGAAGTCACAGTTAGTCCTTGTGCCTGCAGCACCCGCGGATCTCGTGCTGTAGGAACCCCTGGCTGTAAGCAGGGACTGTGAAGTCCCCCCAGAATACTCCTGGTCTGAGTTGTCGGAGAAAGTCTCAAACAGATCTTCAAAGGTCAAGCCCATGCATCTGTCTTTTTTGCTGGGGAGCTGCTTTTCCCTCAGGAGCACGTCCAAAATATCCTCAGTGTCACTAAGCTCCAGGCTCTCTTCAGAGATTCCCCTGCGTCCATGTAACGGCAACATCGGGAAGGGGAGACTGGGgatttctccctctcccacctccatgCTGGCATAGTGCAGATCAGCAAACGCGTCGGATCCCTCGGCCTCGTGCTTGCCCTGATTGCACACAGACTGGGGCTCGCACAGTGGCATGAGCACCTCCCCTCCCAAAAAAGATGCAGGACTGGCAAGAGGGACGCTGCTTCCTCCTTCTGAATCCTCAGGCAGGATGGGTTCCTTCTCATGGCTCCCTACCGCATCCACTGCTtggcccccagggctggggcaccTGTGGCAGGTGCCCACGCAGCAGGACCACGGGGCGCCGTCTGGAGCCAGACTCGTGCCAGGAGAGAGCGTCTTGGGGTGCACACTGAGGACTGAGTCAGGCTCAGCGCTGTGCAGACCTGCCTTGTGACCAtgcggaggagaaggaggcatcgATCCCAGGTCACCTGGCACAAGCATATCCACGGGGGAGCTCTCCTCCGGCTCTGCATCGCATGGACCTGTGTCTTTTTTCATGTCTTCTGCACATCTGAGCTTGAAGGAGCCATCCAGGCTCTCGGCAGCCACGCTCACCTCTGCAGCACCTACTTGCTCGCAGGACTTCCCATGTTGGCACAGGACTGGCCCCTGCTCGCTTTGCTCTAACAAGTGGTGGTGGGGGTCTGCGTCTCCGCCATGGGGGAGAGGGTCCTGCTGGCGGGGAGAAGCAGGAGCCGAGCCTGCACGGCCAGGTGGGGACAGGCTGTCTGGGGAGCTCTGCTGCCACCTGGGGTGCTCCTTCATGGCAGACATCCCCTCTCTCACCGAGGAGGAGGGCTCCGATTCCAGCAGGTCATGAAAAGAGGTCTCTGGCTCCTGCGGTGGGTTAGTCACCACCCCTGTGTTCATTTCATCGCTCCTGGGGGACTTCTCTGCACCGAGGCACACATCACCGCTCTCCCCAGCTTCAGAGTCACCTGCTAAGGCTGTACAGTTGAAGGCAAAGCCCTGGCCATCACCTGCTCCTGAGGACTCATCCAGCACATCTGTCTGGTTGGCAGAAGGGCTGCCATGCTGCTCTTCCACCACAAACTTGTTCCCTTCTTGGTTTGATTCACCAGTGCTCAGCAAAGTGAGGTCAGCATAAATGTCGCCTCCACACCTTTGGGAAAGGCAGCTGCTCCCTCCCTGGCCACTCTGCGATGGAGACTGGATGCTTGCCATGGCTTCCTGGTCCTCCTGAGCAGCCCCCAGATCTGTTGCTTCATCAAGAGACGTGAGGCAGACAGAACTGGAGTCAGGGGACAAGGTTAGTGACAGTCCCTGGCCACACGATGACTCGAGGCCAGCTGTGCCGGCAGCTTTGCTCCCAGCAGGCACCCACATTTCTGCAGAGGGCGCACGATCCTTGCCTTTCTGCTCCAAGCCGTCCCTGAGCATCTCTCCGGCAGGTCCCACGTTGCCTGTAATGCTGTCTGGCTGTGCCCCACAGACAAGGCTTGGATCAGATGGTAACGGCAGCATCAACCCGCTGTCACGGGGCAACCCCACATCGGCTGGACTGGCTGCGTGTGCCAAACCAACACTGTTTGTCTCTGCATCTGGGGTGGCCAGAGCCTCCCAGGACTCTTGCAGCGTGTCCAGGCTTGGTGCCATCTCACCAGGCAGCCCTTGAGGGCCAGTCTCAGTCCCAGTCCCATCTGACAGCACTGGCGTTGATCTGCCTGGGCAGGGGGATGCtaaggcagcagggctgggcacagggccCTCTCCAGGAACACCAGAGTCCTTTGGACATGCCGAATTCACTGGCTTCTGCTCACTGCATTCATGCTCCATGTCGGCATCACTGCTTTCAGAAAATGCTAAATCAACAGGCCCCAGGACCGTGCTTTCATATTCAGagccctctttctcttttttcccctcctccacctcttcctcctctttctctggaTGTCCAAAGGGGTCTTGTgattccctcccttccccactggCTCCATCGGGCTTTGCACTTTTGGGATGCGCTTCTAAGGGCATGAAATCACAGGCATGTTGCGGTCCGTCGCTGGTGGCCCAGCTGCCGTCCTCAACCTCCATACAGTGCCCAGCATCTCCCATGTTCTCCCTGTCCTCGGGAGGGCCAGGGCCACCCCCTGACCCTGCTGCCCACGAGctctcctgctgctctccaggtccaTACAGCGCACTCGGTGCATCACTCCAGGGAGCTGTACTGGAATTCAGGGCTTTGTTGCATGGGTTTTCCCTTCCCAGCGCAGGTGGCGGCTTGCTGGCATCGCCAAGCTCATCAGAAGGGCTGGAGGCGATCGTAGCATCCGGCAGTCCCTCCTTGGGCGGCTCCTCCTGAAACAATACAATTTAGAGGTTAATCTTCAAGGGAGGCAAATGCAGGAGGACATGGATATTTTAAATGCTCAAACTTTGTGAGTACAACCATCCCAACAGCAACTGGGGAGATTAGTTTGAGTTTGTCTCTAAAATAAGTCCAGGTTGAATCCTTACCCCACGTGAGCCACTACCATCCCCACTGCAGCCAGCAAGGAGAGTCCCACAGACAGACAGGGAAAGGTTTTGAAACTTTCTACCTTCCTTACACCATGAAATGGCTTAAAAAATAGGCCAAACTGCAGGGGCCATCAGCTGGTGCCCAGAGGTAATGTATGTAGCAGCATCCTCTTATCTCTACTGAGTTTATCTGTCCAAGCAAGCTATGTcaggcaaatcgtgcctgacaaatttggtggccttctacgatggggttacagcgttggtggataagggaagagcaactgatgtcatctacgtGGACTTGTGtgaagcatttgacactgtcccgcacgacatccttgtctctaaaatggagagacatggatttgacagatgaaccactcagtggataaggaactggctggatggttgcactcaaagagttgtggtcaacggctcaatgtccaagtggagaccagtgacgagtggcgctcctcaggggtcggtatcgggaccggcgctgtttaacatctttgtccgCAACacggacagtgggatcgagtgcaccctcagcaagtttgctgatgacaccaagctgtgtggtgcagccgacacgctggagggaagggctgccatccagagggaccttgacaggctagagaggtgggcccgtgcaaacctcatgaagttcagcaaggccaagtgcaaggtcctccacatgggtcagggcaatccccagtatcaatacaggctgggcggagaatggattgagagcagccctgccgagaaagacttgggggtgttggttggtgagaagctcaacatgacccggcaatgtgcgcctGCAGCCCataaagccaaccatatcctgggttgcatcagaagaagcgtgaccagcaggtcgagggaggtgattctccccctctactccactcttgtgagaccccacctggcgtactgcgtccagctctggggcccccaacataagaaggacatggactgCTGGaccgggtccagaggagggccatgaagatgatcagagggctgcagcacctctcctttgaggacaggctgagagagttggggttgttcagcctagagaagagaagggaagggaaggctccggggagaccttatagcagccttccagtagttgaaggggcctacaagaaagctggagagggatttttacaagggcatgtagtgataggacaagggacaatggctttaaactgaaagaggggagatttagattagatataaggaagaaattcttcactgtgagggtggtgaggcactggaacaggttgcccagagaggtggtggatgccccgtccctggaagtgtttaaggtCAGTTTgaacggggctttgagcaacctgctctagttgaagatgtccctgcccacggcaggggggttggactagatgacctttagaggtcccctccaacctaaaccattctatgatgattctatatGGACACTATGGACAGTGATCCCACATGTCCTCCCAAAACGATTCTGCCTGCGCCACAGCACTAAACCCAGGTGCTAAAAAATGCTGGGATATTTTTTCCTTCGTGCAAAACAGTTGCAGCCCTATGGCAGCTGCCCGTTTGTTCAGAGTGGAaattttaaaggaattattttagttCAAGAATTCAGGCTTGAAAAATGTCAGCAGACACCCATGTTTTATATTTACCCAAGTACCTCCACTCCTGACCATCTGCAGACTGTAGaaactgtaaaaattaatttaaaaaaccctaccCAGAATGGAATATTAACTAACTTCACTGGAGGGGCGAGGGAAATGTTGCAAAGCACTGCACTGCCATCTGTGTGGGGGAAACCTCTCCAAGCCAGCAAACCTCAGCTCTCCCAAACAAGCGGAGGAAAAGCTGTGTGCGTCCCCTGACACGTCTGGGCTGCTGCAACCATGGGCAGGCAAATGCAGCTGCCCACAGGAGACAGGCAAGCTTTTGAGTCCCGATCTGGGGTGTTTGTGGTTCCTCTCCTCCCTCAGTTAAGCACAGGTCTGAGACCTCGTCTGAGCTCACACAGCtcacagctgaaaccaggaaCAGATGCTGAGCTCGACACTTTAATTGCTCTAGTTCTTTGGGATTCCTCCCCCTTGAAGAGCATCCATGTTGAGGCCCCGCTCGCTTGGACACAGATAGATACTGCTTGTGCCAGAGCCCAGGGATGCCAGCTCAGTCCAAGAGGACATCCAAACCCGGACTGAGACCTGAAAGCTTCTTTTTTATGGTGACTCTGAGCATGTCTGTGTGGCAATCATTTGGGGCAGCTAAATGCTGGGGgacatttctctgtcctgctttgggGACCCCCACTACCTAGCTCTACGAGAGCCCACAAGCACATCTGCTCCACTCCTCTCAGAAGACCCTACTCCTATAAGCGCAAAATGCATTGTGTGCCCTGTAGACACCCAAACtccaaaaccaaacacccaaaCCCCAAGCTCTTACCGCAGCGATGGTTGAGATGTCATGCATGCGCTCCTCAGGAACGACCGCCGGCTGCCTTTCTTTCACAGCCAGGCCCTCATCAGCATGTTCAGCGAGCAAAAGGCTCTCGGGACAGCTTGTGGAAGAAggctcctcctccccacaggGCAGCTCCCCTGAAGACGACGATACCGTACTATCGACAACACCAGGAGCCCCATCAGCATCAGTCTGAGAGTCTGCAGGGCTCTCCTCTGGGTGGAAAGGTCCCTGGCAATGTGTGCTGCGATCCAGAGAGCTGCTGGGAGTCTGGTCAGGGTCTGACCGAGAGTCTGCAGGGCACGTCTCCAACCCAAAACAATCCTCACCATCATCACTCAGCTCAAGAAAGTCCCCAGTGCTATTTAACGAGACGTACTTCTCGGGGTTGCTGTGCTCCACCACCTTCCTCGTGCTGCTCAGGAGTTTGCTGGGTTTGCTGTAGAAGAGAGCCACCCACATATGAAGTATCAGCTTCATCTCTTCCACGTCATCGGGCAGATCAGGGTCCCAGGGCCTGGAAGGGAAAGCAAACACAGCCTGAAACATCTTCATCCTCCCTCCAGTTGACTAGCACAAGGTAACTCATCTCCTGGTTCCCCACGGCGCTAAGCCCCAATGCAGGGGGGCTGCAAATGcccagctgcagaaacagatCACTTGATGCGGTTTCCAGCTTgttgaaaaaaattagaaactcaCAGCTGCAAAGGAGGACTTCTGTTCATGGCTCTAGGTACCAATTCTAGTTGCAGAGCCATGGGaatcagaatggtttgggttaggaGGGATCTTTAAGGATAATCTAGTCCAATCCCGCCCTGCCATGGGGGAAGATGCCAGGGACATCTTCCAccaaatcaggttgctcaaagtctcctccaacctgaccttgatcACTTCCAATGATgcggcatccacaacttctctgggcaacctgtgccagtgtttcaccacccttggcataaaacatttcttctttatgtcCAAACCAAACCTACCCTctctcagtttaaaaccgttgccccttgtcctgtctacatgccttggtaaaaagtctgtccccatctttcttataaaccccttttaagtattgaaaggccacaataaagtctccccagagccttctcctctccagactgaacaatcccaactctctcagcctttcctcaaaggagaggtgctgcagccctctgatcatcttcatggccctcctctggacctggtCCAGcagtccatgtccttcttatgttgggggccccagagctggacgcagtactccaggtgggatctaaccagagcagagtagaggggca
This region includes:
- the TASOR2 gene encoding protein TASOR 2 isoform X1, whose amino-acid sequence is MGERRDEETGGPGTGFHQESEESSSLLQTAVSVLQSSYLDSTSQDGFQYSQAILVENDVFLSELKAFAQAKEAAGYSQEELEETFAFLLFDNEEEAKEVCQTGLRVNSSSISTLGDPAKGVYISKYADCLHPRPWYHGKSGYIVICKLIKGKVKVVSENYTTSYTCPSPGYDCHVAVSRNNVPSKTSDCQAFEQSQYYVYEVSDGSTAERPRQICPYIVIACQYREPKEMPVLAIESLPELNHKALYCPWRGRLSIRGQLLCNIALRTPYSSTIPAQLPPNLDINHVMGLSDLKKKLPEAAFGKRNYIENEVCFQGVYFSLYEVEISNKDQYKMDQLIENLKEKDLAIIKYLQDQGVLILLTSSALARDDGFDPKEPVSLLALFLFTSSRSVCLRAVEKHDPKDEREDSDDSDISLKIASVLPGLRYALQKVTSSSWGDTVSTNIRIKQHFQEYAKLDQNPQPASGQTSKVPLSSLLSPTEDECTNPFKKRSEQSFSQLQHYLSDPRSYTLEMSAALGCLTGAVQSLCCDSEADCKVDFSSAVPPDPIPPKTAVEIKVKSENPKPTVGLDQSGEGPAKDVNSASKLWLQQSRRKSSRAVVTSTRKKWSPLKMQMHPMGDSGRNRKATKKKKISIAFSFPKKPGLTANSNEPMVKLANLQFPHRRKRGAEVLSAEFVHKIQSEPVQKETSAPDDPGLETKRLKTLKNPDMKKVPVAETVTKPVKSKMLKSAANNPSKLQAKKQVESEWKEPFSVLPSEVSSQCHGADSQTSETYPGRVADLGFDLKGNDYESHALNLLADLALGSCIPSFIPRDSGMIAVSCSPSSDSAKEQQSHRKHKSLRVASDHEYHRVDKLAKGATSPSKASLNQNPPPAEKIDLNDLASIPMEKSPGIFSKNSASPSPAKPHVLPPRETQKAAEVNKHSFISAEHSYASQMPEHSKKHMYPRGAPYPGPAPSRNGTRNARAGPLIGKVLPFRHQQNSTHHQRPFNAVTMRRRSSLLSPRLKEDFAKSHTVNICGESVKVTCHWEAEYLFNLDSRYTNDALEKTVIRALHGPWDPDLPDDVEEMKLILHMWVALFYSKPSKLLSSTRKVVEHSNPEKYVSLNSTGDFLELSDDGEDCFGLETCPADSRSDPDQTPSSSLDRSTHCQGPFHPEESPADSQTDADGAPGVVDSTVSSSSGELPCGEEEPSSTSCPESLLLAEHADEGLAVKERQPAVVPEERMHDISTIAAEEPPKEGLPDATIASSPSDELGDASKPPPALGRENPCNKALNSSTAPWSDAPSALYGPGEQQESSWAAGSGGGPGPPEDRENMGDAGHCMEVEDGSWATSDGPQHACDFMPLEAHPKSAKPDGASGEGRESQDPFGHPEKEEEEVEEGKKEKEGSEYESTVLGPVDLAFSESSDADMEHECSEQKPVNSACPKDSGVPGEGPVPSPAALASPCPGRSTPVLSDGTGTETGPQGLPGEMAPSLDTLQESWEALATPDAETNSVGLAHAASPADVGLPRDSGLMLPLPSDPSLVCGAQPDSITGNVGPAGEMLRDGLEQKGKDRAPSAEMWVPAGSKAAGTAGLESSCGQGLSLTLSPDSSSVCLTSLDEATDLGAAQEDQEAMASIQSPSQSGQGGSSCLSQRCGGDIYADLTLLSTGESNQEGNKFVVEEQHGSPSANQTDVLDESSGAGDGQGFAFNCTALAGDSEAGESGDVCLGAEKSPRSDEMNTGVVTNPPQEPETSFHDLLESEPSSSVREGMSAMKEHPRWQQSSPDSLSPPGRAGSAPASPRQQDPLPHGGDADPHHHLLEQSEQGPVLCQHGKSCEQVGAAEVSVAAESLDGSFKLRCAEDMKKDTGPCDAEPEESSPVDMLVPGDLGSMPPSPPHGHKAGLHSAEPDSVLSVHPKTLSPGTSLAPDGAPWSCCVGTCHRCPSPGGQAVDAVGSHEKEPILPEDSEGGSSVPLASPASFLGGEVLMPLCEPQSVCNQGKHEAEGSDAFADLHYASMEVGEGEIPSLPFPMLPLHGRRGISEESLELSDTEDILDVLLREKQLPSKKDRCMGLTFEDLFETFSDNSDQEYSGGTSQSLLTARGSYSTRSAGAAGTRTNCDFSSVSSVHTEGRSEDWGSLGMEGVCSWAERGWPISPRETSSGHVPPYVNIRDSQGIAKDYRNFMVTKKCQERMGNLQPSKRHSHCAGQSHLLRSLMGTWRGFEEITQHTLDMECLRFHYKLKQILRSGKPPFSTSKSIFPKDFSPQVMFETLPVQEAPTQLSPRSRSPLRVTILPSNTWPSGLGWHRRSSWHGDPCSPWQDTLCNERSRARSQSQGHAVPFHFSKLKCDNKLKDSRGDIAVILDEYAEFNRVMLSRTDTGREGGGPVPAHGEATSKWTCASLPGRMAAFEEMIADLCSTLRFRLHSVAKEACGRTSMFYLVEMGKDPFFARVKSLLRKDGHVEIEPLSFCEAKHPNADRLLVVIRNEDISLHIHKVPCLLKLKHCPNVVFAGVDSPEDITGRTYQELFQTGGFIVSDNEVLEMVTLGQLKEVVKVLEKLNRSGRWKWLLHYKESKKLREDVRLDANTHKKHLILKSCQGANLIEVLHYHACDSQSSPRSEYVKCLLNLQVQHVSARFAVYLTEKPSVSREVLESKGILVADVNTFLGTVQEAAAPFRRSYW
- the TASOR2 gene encoding protein TASOR 2 isoform X3, which codes for MGERRDEETGGPGTGFHQESEESSSLLQTAVSVLQSSYLDSTSQDGFQYSQAILVENDVFLSELKAFAQAKEAAGYSQEELEETFAFLLFDNEEEAKEVCQTGLRVNSSSISTLGDPAKGVYISKYADCLHPRPWYHGKSGYIVICKLIKGKVKVVSENYTTSYTCPSPGYDCHVAVSRNNVPSKTSDCQAFEQSQYYVYEVSDGSTAERPRQICPYIVIACQYREPKEMPVLAIESLPELNHKALYCPWRGRLSIRGQLLCNIALRTPYSSTIPAQLPPNLDINHVMGLSDLKKKLPEAAFGKRNYIENEVCFQGVYFSLYEVEISNKDQYKMDQLIENLKEKDLAIIKYLQDQGVLILLTSSALARDDGFDPKEPVSLLALFLFTSSRSVCLRVEKHDPKDEREDSDDSDISLKIASVLPGLRYALQKVTSSSWGDTVSTNIRIKQHFQEYAKLDQNPQPASGQTSKVPLSSLLSPTEDECTNPFKKRSEQSFSQLQHYLSDPRSYTLEMSAALGCLTGAVQSLCCDSEADCKVDFSSAVPPDPIPPKTAVEIKVKSENPKPTVGLDQSGEGPAKDVNSASKLWLQQSRRKSSRAVVTSTRKKWSPLKMQMHPMGDSGRNRKATKKKKISIAFSFPKKPGLTANSNEPMVKLANLQFPHRRKRGAEVLSAEFVHKIQSEPVQKETSAPDDPGLETKRLKTLKNPDMKKVPVAETVTKPVKSKMLKSAANNPSKLQAKKQVESEWKEPFSVLPSEVSSQCHGADSQTSETYPGRVADLGFDLKGNDYESHALNLLADLALGSCIPSFIPRDSGMIAVSCSPSSDSAKEQQSHRKHKSLRVASDHEYHRVDKLAKGATSPSKASLNQNPPPAEKIDLNDLASIPMEKSPGIFSKNSASPSPAKPHVLPPRETQKAAEVNKHSFISAEHSYASQMPEHSKKHMYPRGAPYPGPAPSRNGTRNARAGPLIGKVLPFRHQQNSTHHQRPFNAVTMRRRSSLLSPRLKEDFAKSHTVNICGESVKVTCHWEAEYLFNLDSRYTNDALEKTVIRALHGPWDPDLPDDVEEMKLILHMWVALFYSKPSKLLSSTRKVVEHSNPEKYVSLNSTGDFLELSDDGEDCFGLETCPADSRSDPDQTPSSSLDRSTHCQGPFHPEESPADSQTDADGAPGVVDSTVSSSSGELPCGEEEPSSTSCPESLLLAEHADEGLAVKERQPAVVPEERMHDISTIAAEEPPKEGLPDATIASSPSDELGDASKPPPALGRENPCNKALNSSTAPWSDAPSALYGPGEQQESSWAAGSGGGPGPPEDRENMGDAGHCMEVEDGSWATSDGPQHACDFMPLEAHPKSAKPDGASGEGRESQDPFGHPEKEEEEVEEGKKEKEGSEYESTVLGPVDLAFSESSDADMEHECSEQKPVNSACPKDSGVPGEGPVPSPAALASPCPGRSTPVLSDGTGTETGPQGLPGEMAPSLDTLQESWEALATPDAETNSVGLAHAASPADVGLPRDSGLMLPLPSDPSLVCGAQPDSITGNVGPAGEMLRDGLEQKGKDRAPSAEMWVPAGSKAAGTAGLESSCGQGLSLTLSPDSSSVCLTSLDEATDLGAAQEDQEAMASIQSPSQSGQGGSSCLSQRCGGDIYADLTLLSTGESNQEGNKFVVEEQHGSPSANQTDVLDESSGAGDGQGFAFNCTALAGDSEAGESGDVCLGAEKSPRSDEMNTGVVTNPPQEPETSFHDLLESEPSSSVREGMSAMKEHPRWQQSSPDSLSPPGRAGSAPASPRQQDPLPHGGDADPHHHLLEQSEQGPVLCQHGKSCEQVGAAEVSVAAESLDGSFKLRCAEDMKKDTGPCDAEPEESSPVDMLVPGDLGSMPPSPPHGHKAGLHSAEPDSVLSVHPKTLSPGTSLAPDGAPWSCCVGTCHRCPSPGGQAVDAVGSHEKEPILPEDSEGGSSVPLASPASFLGGEVLMPLCEPQSVCNQGKHEAEGSDAFADLHYASMEVGEGEIPSLPFPMLPLHGRRGISEESLELSDTEDILDVLLREKQLPSKKDRCMGLTFEDLFETFSDNSDQEYSGGTSQSLLTARGSYSTRSAGAAGTRTNCDFSSVSSVHTEGRSEDWGSLGMEGVCSWAERGWPISPRETSSGHVPPYVNIRDSQGIAKDYRNFMVTKKCQERMGNLQPSKRHSHCAGQSHLLRSLMGTWRGFEEITQHTLDMECLRFHYKLKQILRSGKPPFSTSKSIFPKDFSPQVMFETLPVQEAPTQLSPRSRSPLRVTILPSNTWPSGLGWHRRSSWHGDPCSPWQDTLCNERSRARSQSQGHAVPFHFSKLKCDNKLKDSRGDIAVILDEYAEFNRVMLSRTDTGREGGGPVPAHGEATSKWTCASLPGRMAAFEEMIADLCSTLRFRLHSVAKEACGRTSMFYLVEMGKDPFFARVKSLLRKDGHVEIEPLSFCEAKHPNADRLLVVIRNEDISLHIHKVPCLLKLKHCPNVVFAGVDSPEDITGRTYQELFQTGGFIVSDNEVLEMVTLGQLKEVVKVLEKLNRSGRWKWLLHYKESKKLREDVRLDANTHKKHLILKSCQGANLIEVLHYHACDSQSSPRSEYVKCLLNLQVQHVSARFAVYLTEKPSVSREVLESKGILVADVNTFLGTVQEAAAPFRRSYW